One window of Nymphaea colorata isolate Beijing-Zhang1983 chromosome 1, ASM883128v2, whole genome shotgun sequence genomic DNA carries:
- the LOC116261521 gene encoding lysM domain receptor-like kinase 3 isoform X1 encodes MGPLQSHIPLMPTCRLAFLLFLLSFPSVFASSLPLSCSDTSRVCTSFMAYKAGSYQTFSEIQSMFDVLPPQVTMEPSLELDGHRYLFIKKNCSCFPPVKRYLSNTTFTVRENDGQVAEMVARAYQGLAIPPNSTRTVHTGAVVSLRLLCGCSSSLWNYLLTYVLQEGDTVASLASRFGVSMADIESLNGIGDPSLMSVGKAYYMPLNSVPGVPYSPPVATSPAHPPVALNPSDVQVHHSDHFPIGWTLAGIGLGLVLILAILLCIWCKMYFCCSQVQLGHEKNPDKKSYKFHILQGSNFCYPSGRYICCKSGKPNTEFAISNQINIPKDMAGVFHADKPVIFTYEEILSSTEGFSDSNLLGHGTYGSVYYAMLRDQEVAIKRMTATKTKEFMAEIKVLCKVHHTNLVELIGYAASEDELFLVYEYAHKSSLASHLHDPQSKGHTSLSWISRVQIALDAGRGLEYIHEHTKAHYVHRDIKSSNILLDNALRAKISDFGLAKLVGKTSDGEASTTRVVGTFGYLAPEYLNDGQASTKSDVYAFGVVLFELISGREAITRTDGRVNVGIERRSLASIMLAALQNCPNAMGMTSLKGCIDSSLMDLYPHDCVYKMAMLAKQCVDAEPILRPDMKQVVIALSQILLSSIEWEATLAGNSQVFSGLVQGR; translated from the exons atgGGACCCCTGCAATCTCACATTCCCCTCATGCCAACATGCCGACTTGCTTTCCTGCTGTTTCTTCTGAGCTTCCCATCAGTTTTTGCTTCGTCCCTGCCCCTCAGTTGTTCTGATACTTCCCGGGTTTGCACCTCCTTCATGGCCTACAAGGCCGGGTCCTATCAGACCTTCTCTGAGATTCAGAGCATGTTCGATGTCCTGCCGCCTCAGGTGACTATGGAGCCAAGCTTGGAGCTGGACGGGCACCGTTACCTCTTCATCAAGAAGAACTGCTCCTGTTTCCCGCCGGTGAAGCGTTACCTGAGCAACACAACTTTCACAGTGAGGGAGAATGATGGGCAAGTTGCAGAAATGGTTGCTCGCGCCTATCAGGGACTTGCCATCCCGCCCAATTCGACGAGGACGGTGCACACTGGTGCTGTGGTCTCCCTGCGTTTGCTTTGTGGGTGTTCTAGCAGCCTGTGGAACTATCTTCTGACTTATGTCCTGCAAGAAGGGGACACGGTGGCATCATTAGCCAGTAGATTCGGCGTGAGCATGGCAGATATTGAGAGCCTCAATGGCATTGGCGATCCGAGCCTCATGTCCGTTGGGAAGGCTTATTACATGCCATTAAATTCGG TTCCTGGTGTACCTTACTCCCCACCTGTTGCAACTTCACCCGCTCATCCACCAGTAGCTCTCAACCCATCAG ATGTTCAAGTTCATCACTCTGATCATTTTCCAATAGGATGGACGTTGGCCGGCATAGGACTTGGGCTGGTCCTAATATTAGCTATTCTATTGTGCATCTGGTGTAAAATGTATTTCTGCTGCTCCCAGGTCCAACTGGGGCATGAGAAGAACCCTGACAAGAAAAGTTATAAGTTTCACATTCTTCAAGGATCAAATTTCTGCTATCCATCTGGAAGGTATATATGCTGCAAGTCTGGGAAGCCAAATACTGAATTTGCCATCAGTAACCAGATTAATATTCCCAAAG ATATGGCTGGTGTATTTCATGCGGACAAGCCAGTAATCTTTACCTATGAAGAGATTCTCTCCTCAACAGAAGGTTTCTCTGACTCGAATCTCTTGGGACATGGTACATATGGTTCAGTGTACTATGCAATGCTTCGTGATCAG GAGGTTGCTATCAAAAGAATGACAGCTACAAAAACTAAGGAGTTTATGGCCGAGATCAAGGTTCTGTGCAAGGTTCACCATACAAACTTG GTAGAATTAATTGGTTATGCAGCAAGTGAAGACGAACTTTTCCTTGTTTATGAGTATGCACATAAGAGTTCTCTTGCAAGCCATCTACATGATCCTCAAAGTAAGG GACATACATCTCTTTCTTGGATTTCTCGAGTTCAAATTGCCCTTGATGCTGGAAGAGGGCTAGAGTACATACATGAGCATACCAAAGCCCATTATGTGCATCGTGACATCAAAAGTAGCAATATTCTGCTTGATAATGCCCTTAGAGCCAAG ATCTCCGACTTTGGACTAGCAAAACTTGTTGGGAAAACCAGTGATGGAGAAGCTTCTACTACAAGGGTCGTTGGTACTTTCGGCTATTTGGCTCCAGA ATACTTGAACGATGGCCAAGCATCAACAAAGAGTGATGTTTATGCATTTGGCGTTGTGCTTTTCGAGCTAATTTCCGGGAGAGAGGCAATAACAAGGACAGATGGCAGAGTGAATGTTGGCATTGAAAGACGATCACTTGCATCAATT ATGCTAGCTGCACTTCAGAACTGTCCTAACGCAATGGGCATGACAAGCTTGAAAGGTTGCATCGACTCCAGCCTCATGGATTTGTATCCTCATGATTGTGTGTACAAG ATGGCTATGTTGGCAAAGCAGTGTGTCGATGCCGAACCAATTCTACGGCCAGATATGAAGCAAGTGGTGATCGCACTTTCACAGATCCTCTTGTCCTCGATAGAATGGGAAGCGACATTAGCTGGCAACAGCCAAGTTTTCAGCGGCCTTGTGCAAGGCAGATGA
- the LOC116261521 gene encoding lysM domain receptor-like kinase 3 isoform X2 — translation MGPLQSHIPLMPTCRLAFLLFLLSFPSVFASSLPLSCSDTSRVCTSFMAYKAGSYQTFSEIQSMFDVLPPQVTMEPSLELDGHRYLFIKKNCSCFPPVKRYLSNTTFTVRENDGQVAEMVARAYQGLAIPPNSTRTVHTGAVVSLRLLCGCSSSLWNYLLTYVLQEGDTVASLASRFGVSMADIESLNGIGDPSLMSVGKAYYMPLNSVPGVPYSPPVATSPAHPPVALNPSDVQVHHSDHFPIGWTLAGIGLGLVLILAILLCIWCKMYFCCSQVQLGHEKNPDKKSYKFHILQGSNFCYPSGRYICCKSGKPNTEFAISNQINIPKDMAGVFHADKPVIFTYEEILSSTEGFSDSNLLGHGTYGSVYYAMLRDQEVAIKRMTATKTKEFMAEIKVLCKVHHTNLVELIGYAASEDELFLVYEYAHKSSLASHLHDPQRHTSLSWISRVQIALDAGRGLEYIHEHTKAHYVHRDIKSSNILLDNALRAKISDFGLAKLVGKTSDGEASTTRVVGTFGYLAPEYLNDGQASTKSDVYAFGVVLFELISGREAITRTDGRVNVGIERRSLASIMLAALQNCPNAMGMTSLKGCIDSSLMDLYPHDCVYKMAMLAKQCVDAEPILRPDMKQVVIALSQILLSSIEWEATLAGNSQVFSGLVQGR, via the exons atgGGACCCCTGCAATCTCACATTCCCCTCATGCCAACATGCCGACTTGCTTTCCTGCTGTTTCTTCTGAGCTTCCCATCAGTTTTTGCTTCGTCCCTGCCCCTCAGTTGTTCTGATACTTCCCGGGTTTGCACCTCCTTCATGGCCTACAAGGCCGGGTCCTATCAGACCTTCTCTGAGATTCAGAGCATGTTCGATGTCCTGCCGCCTCAGGTGACTATGGAGCCAAGCTTGGAGCTGGACGGGCACCGTTACCTCTTCATCAAGAAGAACTGCTCCTGTTTCCCGCCGGTGAAGCGTTACCTGAGCAACACAACTTTCACAGTGAGGGAGAATGATGGGCAAGTTGCAGAAATGGTTGCTCGCGCCTATCAGGGACTTGCCATCCCGCCCAATTCGACGAGGACGGTGCACACTGGTGCTGTGGTCTCCCTGCGTTTGCTTTGTGGGTGTTCTAGCAGCCTGTGGAACTATCTTCTGACTTATGTCCTGCAAGAAGGGGACACGGTGGCATCATTAGCCAGTAGATTCGGCGTGAGCATGGCAGATATTGAGAGCCTCAATGGCATTGGCGATCCGAGCCTCATGTCCGTTGGGAAGGCTTATTACATGCCATTAAATTCGG TTCCTGGTGTACCTTACTCCCCACCTGTTGCAACTTCACCCGCTCATCCACCAGTAGCTCTCAACCCATCAG ATGTTCAAGTTCATCACTCTGATCATTTTCCAATAGGATGGACGTTGGCCGGCATAGGACTTGGGCTGGTCCTAATATTAGCTATTCTATTGTGCATCTGGTGTAAAATGTATTTCTGCTGCTCCCAGGTCCAACTGGGGCATGAGAAGAACCCTGACAAGAAAAGTTATAAGTTTCACATTCTTCAAGGATCAAATTTCTGCTATCCATCTGGAAGGTATATATGCTGCAAGTCTGGGAAGCCAAATACTGAATTTGCCATCAGTAACCAGATTAATATTCCCAAAG ATATGGCTGGTGTATTTCATGCGGACAAGCCAGTAATCTTTACCTATGAAGAGATTCTCTCCTCAACAGAAGGTTTCTCTGACTCGAATCTCTTGGGACATGGTACATATGGTTCAGTGTACTATGCAATGCTTCGTGATCAG GAGGTTGCTATCAAAAGAATGACAGCTACAAAAACTAAGGAGTTTATGGCCGAGATCAAGGTTCTGTGCAAGGTTCACCATACAAACTTG GTAGAATTAATTGGTTATGCAGCAAGTGAAGACGAACTTTTCCTTGTTTATGAGTATGCACATAAGAGTTCTCTTGCAAGCCATCTACATGATCCTCAAA GACATACATCTCTTTCTTGGATTTCTCGAGTTCAAATTGCCCTTGATGCTGGAAGAGGGCTAGAGTACATACATGAGCATACCAAAGCCCATTATGTGCATCGTGACATCAAAAGTAGCAATATTCTGCTTGATAATGCCCTTAGAGCCAAG ATCTCCGACTTTGGACTAGCAAAACTTGTTGGGAAAACCAGTGATGGAGAAGCTTCTACTACAAGGGTCGTTGGTACTTTCGGCTATTTGGCTCCAGA ATACTTGAACGATGGCCAAGCATCAACAAAGAGTGATGTTTATGCATTTGGCGTTGTGCTTTTCGAGCTAATTTCCGGGAGAGAGGCAATAACAAGGACAGATGGCAGAGTGAATGTTGGCATTGAAAGACGATCACTTGCATCAATT ATGCTAGCTGCACTTCAGAACTGTCCTAACGCAATGGGCATGACAAGCTTGAAAGGTTGCATCGACTCCAGCCTCATGGATTTGTATCCTCATGATTGTGTGTACAAG ATGGCTATGTTGGCAAAGCAGTGTGTCGATGCCGAACCAATTCTACGGCCAGATATGAAGCAAGTGGTGATCGCACTTTCACAGATCCTCTTGTCCTCGATAGAATGGGAAGCGACATTAGCTGGCAACAGCCAAGTTTTCAGCGGCCTTGTGCAAGGCAGATGA
- the LOC116250363 gene encoding senescence/dehydration-associated protein At4g35985, chloroplastic-like isoform X1 gives MHVERKAAPNSAGESSNICTEERAQCTEPREPGIFFETNTPKGNMSCCRHPSKKTPQGSEVTMEEKEILSIPAAQLTLVDSNHSLKICRGEFTILKLIQEGAAIAIIVKVGDDYQWPLTKDEPVVKLDDLHYLFSVKPPSTEEKKKAEFISYGVKFSKRSRAVDALDAFLSENSCFSAVKTEAATPVAETATKVGCCGFGKGLEDDDWKKYAPNVENYHGTLAKAIASGTGEVVKGVFICSNAYRSALQNGSETLKNDVQVKAGSSSKNKGLAKKGLKRVRKMSKMTEKLSHTVLEGVVTATGSITGSMVKSQAGKKFFSLMPGEVLLVTLDAVDKVLEALEVAGKDSLSVTAGATTRMVSERFGEDVGEVTDDVLATAGHALGTAWNVFKIRKAINPASKKGIQKAIMKSVIKK, from the exons ATGCATGTAGAACGGAAGGCTGCACCCAATTCTGCGGGTGAATCCAGTAACATATGCACTGAGGAACGCGCACAATGCACCGAACCCCGTGAACCTGGCATTTTCTTCGAAACAAACACCCCGAAAG GAAACATGAGCTGCTGCCGGCACCCTTCTAAGAAAACTCCTCAAGGGTCAGAAGTCAccatggaggagaaagaaataCTAAGCATCCCTGCAGCACAGCTCACCCTTGTGGACTCTAATCACAGTTTGAAGATCTGTCGTGGTGAATTCACCATCCTCAAACTCATCCAAGAAGGAGCCGCAATTGCCATCATTGTCAAGGTCGGCGATGACTACCAGTGGCCGCTGACAAAGGACGAACCTGTCGTGAAGCTCGATGATCTTCACTACCTCTTCTCCGTTAAGCCACCTTCAactgaagaaaagaagaaggctGAGTTCATCAGCTATGGTGTCAAGTTCAGTAAGAGAAGTAGGGCGGTTGATGCACTGGACGCATTTCTAAGTGAGAATTCTTGCTTCAGTGCAGTTAAAACAGAAGCCGCCACGCCGGTGGCAGAAACCGCCACAAAAGTGGGTTGTTGTGGGTTTGGGAAGGGATTAGAGGATGACGACTGGAAGAAGTATGCACCAAACGTGGAAAATTATCATGGAACTTTAGCCAAGGCCATTGCTAGTGGCACAGGTGAGGTAGTAAAGGGAGTGTTCATTTGTAGTAATGCTTATAGGTCTGCCTTGCAGAATGGTAGTGAAACGCTTAAGAATGATGTGCAAGTTAAGGCTGGATCTTCAAGCAAAAATAAGGGCCTTGCTAAAAAGGGCCTCAAAAG GGTGCGGAAGATGTCAAAGATGACCGAGAAGTTGAGCCATACTGTGCTTGAAGGTGTTGTTACGGCCACAGGATCAATTACTGGTAGTATGGTTAAATCACAAGCCGGAAAGAAGTTCTTTTCATTGATGCCCGGGGAGGTGCTTCTGGTAACACTGGATGCTGTTG ATAAGGTGTTAGAAGCTTTAGAGGTTGCTGGAAAAGATTCTCTGTCTGTAACTGCTGGTGCCACTACAAGAATGGTCTCCGAAAG GTTTGGAGAAGATGTAGGAGAGGTCACAGATGATGTGCTTGCTACTGCTGGTCATGCACTTGGCACAGCCTGGAACGTGTTCAAGATCAGGAAAGCCATCAACCCAGCATCTAAAAAGGGAATTCAAAAGGCTATCATGAAAAGTGTAATAAAGAAGTGA
- the LOC116250363 gene encoding senescence/dehydration-associated protein At4g35985, chloroplastic-like isoform X2: MSCCRHPSKKTPQGSEVTMEEKEILSIPAAQLTLVDSNHSLKICRGEFTILKLIQEGAAIAIIVKVGDDYQWPLTKDEPVVKLDDLHYLFSVKPPSTEEKKKAEFISYGVKFSKRSRAVDALDAFLSENSCFSAVKTEAATPVAETATKVGCCGFGKGLEDDDWKKYAPNVENYHGTLAKAIASGTGEVVKGVFICSNAYRSALQNGSETLKNDVQVKAGSSSKNKGLAKKGLKRVRKMSKMTEKLSHTVLEGVVTATGSITGSMVKSQAGKKFFSLMPGEVLLVTLDAVDKVLEALEVAGKDSLSVTAGATTRMVSERFGEDVGEVTDDVLATAGHALGTAWNVFKIRKAINPASKKGIQKAIMKSVIKK, encoded by the exons ATGAGCTGCTGCCGGCACCCTTCTAAGAAAACTCCTCAAGGGTCAGAAGTCAccatggaggagaaagaaataCTAAGCATCCCTGCAGCACAGCTCACCCTTGTGGACTCTAATCACAGTTTGAAGATCTGTCGTGGTGAATTCACCATCCTCAAACTCATCCAAGAAGGAGCCGCAATTGCCATCATTGTCAAGGTCGGCGATGACTACCAGTGGCCGCTGACAAAGGACGAACCTGTCGTGAAGCTCGATGATCTTCACTACCTCTTCTCCGTTAAGCCACCTTCAactgaagaaaagaagaaggctGAGTTCATCAGCTATGGTGTCAAGTTCAGTAAGAGAAGTAGGGCGGTTGATGCACTGGACGCATTTCTAAGTGAGAATTCTTGCTTCAGTGCAGTTAAAACAGAAGCCGCCACGCCGGTGGCAGAAACCGCCACAAAAGTGGGTTGTTGTGGGTTTGGGAAGGGATTAGAGGATGACGACTGGAAGAAGTATGCACCAAACGTGGAAAATTATCATGGAACTTTAGCCAAGGCCATTGCTAGTGGCACAGGTGAGGTAGTAAAGGGAGTGTTCATTTGTAGTAATGCTTATAGGTCTGCCTTGCAGAATGGTAGTGAAACGCTTAAGAATGATGTGCAAGTTAAGGCTGGATCTTCAAGCAAAAATAAGGGCCTTGCTAAAAAGGGCCTCAAAAG GGTGCGGAAGATGTCAAAGATGACCGAGAAGTTGAGCCATACTGTGCTTGAAGGTGTTGTTACGGCCACAGGATCAATTACTGGTAGTATGGTTAAATCACAAGCCGGAAAGAAGTTCTTTTCATTGATGCCCGGGGAGGTGCTTCTGGTAACACTGGATGCTGTTG ATAAGGTGTTAGAAGCTTTAGAGGTTGCTGGAAAAGATTCTCTGTCTGTAACTGCTGGTGCCACTACAAGAATGGTCTCCGAAAG GTTTGGAGAAGATGTAGGAGAGGTCACAGATGATGTGCTTGCTACTGCTGGTCATGCACTTGGCACAGCCTGGAACGTGTTCAAGATCAGGAAAGCCATCAACCCAGCATCTAAAAAGGGAATTCAAAAGGCTATCATGAAAAGTGTAATAAAGAAGTGA